In Lathyrus oleraceus cultivar Zhongwan6 chromosome 2, CAAS_Psat_ZW6_1.0, whole genome shotgun sequence, the DNA window GAGAAAAAGCATATCATATCAAAAAGGTTATTCATATTTGAACTTTCCATTAGCATAAAGAATCGTTTTCCATTATGAAATACAACATTCAATCAAAGCTAAATCTTATTGATACTGTCTTAAACTTCAAGGATGTGACAAGAAAACTCTGACCATTTTATAATCCATTTCTAAAATAACCGAACATAAAATTGAAGTGTTAACAATGGAGATAACAAAGTAAAAAGTAAATAAGAAATACTAAATAACAATCAAAGTTAATAGAAACAACCAAACAGGAGAACCCATATATAGAAGAACAATCAAAATAACCTATAAGATGAACAATCAAGCAAAAGAATCAATAAGAAAATTAGAAGCCAAATAGGGGCCATCTAGCATAATTGCCAAACCCTAACATGTGATCTGATCAAATCTAAATGGACAAGACTAGAAAAAACACTGGGTCCAACTCATGACACAAAATACAGAGACCCACCAAACATGTGAAAATTGTCACTCATCAAATAGAAAAACATGAGATGAGTCTAGTAGTGGTTACACaacaaaacagtgacaaaacatcCCCCAGAAACTTATGTGATGTGATCAAATCTAATCTATCAAACATTATCAAAAAAAATACTTCCCCATGAAATGCCGCATTTTATGCAGGTTCTAACACCACATGAATGAATACTAAATTTCACCACAAGAATTAGAAGATCTGTTTCACCCAAAAGGGAAAACAATCTAAGATTACAAACTAATCTATAATCGAAACGGTTCCATGACTCTAAGTTCACTCCATTTAGATTTAGGAATAGGTGTTTGTTTTTTTACATATCTCATTATTTGGGACCATATTGAATTAACTAGGTCTGATTATCCTTTTTTATACAAAACAAGGTAACATGTAATTTCGCTACCACAGTTGAGACTAATTATCAAGCTTCATCAAATCTGCTATATGTAATTTCGGTACCACAGTTGAGACTAATTATCAAGCTTCATCAAATCTGCTATCTTTGACTTTGCGTTGCAATTCACCCTCTATGTCTTTAAGAATGTCTAGGACACCAAGAATACCCAAAAGGGCTAGTCCACCTGAAAAATTACCACCACCGCCGCCTCCATTACCACCGTTGCCATCATCGTCACGAGGTGGTAATCCAGGCCCATTGTCATCAAGTCTAGGGCTCTTCACTTTGTCTGTCATTTCAGAAAAATGATAGCAAATTATATTTGTATAACAAAGACATGGAACTTATAATTATTCATAACATACTCAGAATAAAAGACATGAAGGTGGAAAGAAGATTTGCTGAGTACTTAATGTCACAAATAATGTGTCTTAAAGTTTAATGAATAGAGCTGATTGGGATTTCAATAGCATCCATCTATGTATTCTGGCATTCAGCCATTAGAAAAGTCAAGTTACATGATATGTGTAAGCTGTTTCTGTACAAAATAGTACTGATTGACTTTTATATATGTAGGGGGAAACAGAATAAGAGAAGTTCTCTCCCAAAAGAAACCAAAATATGCTTGAGTATATAAAATGTAACCTCCATAAGAAACCATCAAACAAACACACTCAGACGGGAAAATCAAGCCAACAAAACTGCGCCAAAACCATCCAAGGAATCAGAGACTCTATCTTCTTTTGCCCAATAATATTCCATTGAATCAACGAGATTGTAGATCATACCAATCACTTGGATGCATGATCGATCATAAAGGAAAACATGCAATAAAACTGTTTTTTATGCACTTCAAAGGACTGATATTTGAAAGAAACAAACATTTGAGTGTGCATACCTTAATTATACAATATTCATATGTTTCTAACATAAAAAAGCTACACTTCCATACTGATTTAGTTATTTTAACAAAGACACACTAATGtatggaagaagaagaatgaagAATGAAATTTATATACATAAACCATTGACTATGGAATATGGATAAGGCTTCATGTTTTAGCTAACCCCACTTATTGGGATAAGGCTtggttgttgatgttgtttttgcaaACATCGACTATGGAATATGCACATGATGACTAGAATGAAAAATGGAAGAGGCCAACACAGTGGAAGGTACTAAATTGTTCCAGTTTGTCCCAGTGTAAGACAAACAATGGTATTTAGCGATCTAAGCACAATCTATAGTTTAACTAACAATTATTTTTGGAATAAGTTCTTTGAGTTGGAGTTATTACCAGGAGTAACCGTAATTGTCCGAGCATTGCGGGTTACAGTTTGGGTTGCACCAGCAGCATAGCATGTAACATTCTGTAGAAAGGCACACCATATACAAGACATCAGGTTTCTGTTATTATAAATGATGATTCACAAATAAAATACAAACTCTTCATGATTTGGATAGTAAGGAAGGACAGAATATCATCAGTGTTAACTTCCATATAAAAGAAATGCCTAAAGAACAATCAACAAAACATACAGGGAATCACTCAATAGTCGACACAAAACATAAAACTTCTCTACTTAAAAATAATAACTCAACCTCATGAGCCCTTGAGCAGGTGTACATGAGAAGGGGAAGAGGGAAAAATAGTCGACTCAAGAGTGAAGGGCCTAATGAGAAGCTGCATAAGTAGGAGAGTAGGAAGGCGGAGGTACAGGCGACAATGAAGACATTGGAACTAGGAAGAGATTAAAGTGGAGGATTCAGATAGAATAGAAGAGAAACAGAGTAAACAGTTTGCAGCATGTGACTGAACAGGATATAGATGACAAAGTAATAGGATTCAACagaaatcaaaagaaaagaaCAAGAATTAAATGAACAGATGATTATTATTGAGATAGCCTTCTAGAGTCCGCCACATAATCTCTCAAATTTGAATTACAATTTACAATAATGACAACCTCCCACTATTCACTCCCCCTCGCATTTATCTAGATGTACAGTAAGATAGATACATATTGTCAGCTCATCAAGTGTTAGTTACATTTCTATATGAACATTCCCTCCCTCTGTAGCACCGACACCTATGAAAAAAGGTGTGTCCATGTCAGTGTCGATGTCCGAAACCGACACGGATACTTTGATTAcgtttaattttttttttaaattatcaCCGGTGTCGACATGTCAGTGTCGGTGTTGTGCGAGGTTTTCAAGATTGGGAGGGTATAGTAAGATTGTGAAACATAAAATTGTAACTACGATCGGAAGATTTTACTCAATTATTTTTGTAAAATCGAGAGGGGGTAGCAAGATCGTAAAACATAAAATTGTAACAAAAAAGTAAGATACTACTGAAACGAAAAATAATACTATATATTTGAAGTGTTTTTAAATGATATTTTGGTAGACAAGTCTATTTGCAGGAAAATGACCGACGCCGGACCATAATTGTTGCTTTTTCACAATTTGGCAATAATACACGATTCCACTTCAGATCTAGATTGCTGGGGGCGAGTGAGATTGCAAAATCGTAAGATTTTATGATCTAGATCGAGATTTTGACAACCTTGGTGCCGTGTTTCCAGTGTTCGTGCTTCATAGTTCCCTCCTATCCCTCGTAACATAGACCTTTTGCACTAAAGGTTTCTTATTAGAAACAGATCTGAACACTTAGGTGTACAGAAACATAAATTTCGGGCAAATCTGGTGGCCATTGACCACTGGCCTTGGTTGCAGACTGGCGGCTTGTTGCAGTCTCTAGTCTCCTAGATACCATTCTTTATGGTGTTTTTTAAATCTATTTTCCTACTTTATCCATGTTTTCAATCAGGTTTTCTTCTATCGTAAGGAGTTAAGATCCCTTTGCAAGataaataatattcatcaatTATCAGTTTTCTTTGGGAACTTTACCAACTTTTCAAAAAGAAATCGTTTGATATAGCAAATAACAAAAAACGCTGTTTTCACCCTTTCCAACAAGGATAACATATAGCATAAGAAAAGCTATCAATCGACAGGTTATAACAAATGCCAAAAGAAAAACCTTACCATAGCAGCACCACATTTGAATCGAGATGATGAACTTTGAAAAGTTGCAGTCCGAAGTTTTCCTTTTGTGATTCTATATGGTAAGGGCTGCATCCCAACTATGTTTGGCCCTAATTGCTTAATTTGCCCTTGAGCCTGACTTGTACAACTAGCTGCATACGAGAAAACGGCAAAAAACGAATATCCATGAATGATTTATGTAACTTCAGAGACATGACTTTCAAAACCTAATTGTTCTAAAGCTAGATCAACTACTGAGATGTAAAGAACCAGTGTACCTGGCAACAATAGAGGCGAAGAGCCAACACAACTTTGCATTGATGTCAACATCTTTGTTATGATCAAAAGTTAACAACCCTAGCTGTTAGCATAACCAGGCAAGAAAACAAATTATGAGTTTCAAATACTATATACATATTGACAAGTTGAGAATTCATTTTTCAACATAGGGCGCAATCACACAATCTTATAAGGGAGCAATTGCAGAATAGCGAGCAATTTAGGGTGCAACAGCAGCGAATTTACATAATAATTAGGGAACCGCGCCACTTTAGGGCGGAATTGCGGCCAATTTAGGGCGCAATCTCGAATTCGCGGCCAAAGGACTCTTCGAGATTTCCAGAGGCGGTTATCGTTGCCGCAAATCACATCCTCGCGCGTTACAAAAGAGaatgaaaaatagaaatattCAAAATTTAATGAAAAAAAATGGACGGAATTTCTCACCTTTTTCTAACGTCCGACGGCCAACTCCGCCTGTGATTACCGGCAAATTGAATTCTGCAACTCCGACTTGTTTCTGATGCAAAGCAAATTTTACAAGCGACTCTAACTATGTTGGAAATGTATTTATCTTCTGTATTTGATGAATGATGATTGTAGTGATGATGGGCCTCTTCAAAAAGAATGGATTGGGCTTAGAGTGAATTTCATATATCTTGATTTTTTTTCCCTCAAACACCCCTTCGCTTATAACTCACACCCCTACATTTTTAAATAAAACAATTTTATCTCTTTTATaatttaaagattttttttttgttaaaaccTCTTAAAATTCAAAAATCTGATACACCTAATTAATTTGAAGTAAAATTTTGTGTGTGATCATTATAGTTGTTAAAGAAACAAATTCTTGCATATTTGAGGTTTCTACATAAATGTGATATCATTTGCATGTATTTTTCTTTTATGATGTATCTACGTTTCTTTAAAATGTGGTATATTTCGAGTTGATACTTCACAAGGATCAACAAGTCAACTATCTCGAATATCTACTAGGAAACTTTCTCATACAATTGCAAATCAGCTATCTACTAGGTTTACAAGATACATATAGTTGCCATAATTTCCTGTACTTTTACATGATTacattaaaaatattttttacgTTGAGGCAAATGGAAATTGTGGTTTCGTGATTCTGGATATTTCCTTGGATTGGTGAAAAATCTTGGTCATTGGTTTAAATGCAGTTAAACAATGAAGTTTTCAATAACAATGATGTTTTTTCAAGTTGTTCTATGAATCTATTTTAGAGGTTAATAGTTCCTTAAGGATAACTACTTTGGGTGTTTAGGAGAGGGAGCAGTGTGATGGTCATTCCAGATATGGGTTGTCCAATTGCATCTTGGTACAATGTCATATTGGTGACATTGTCCAAGAATATGAACATCACCTTCCCACTTAGCTTATCACCATCTATGAATCCATGTCGACATAAATTTATTGATGTTGACTTCGCCAATAATTGTCATTGAATTCAGTTGAAGTTGAGGCTCGATTACCCTTGCCTTCAATCAACGTCTATCAGAGAGAGAACTCTAGTGAAGGTGCAAGAGAATGAGAAGCAGCATATGCGGGTCGTATAAGGCATTAGGAACATGGAGTCAGAGTACATGCATCGACGAGGCCACATGTAGATCCACAAGAATCAATAGTTGGACTTGATAATGATTGacactgtcataccccaaaatttgcccgttggtattacaAAGCACTTTCCAAGACCCcccgacttattctgcaaggcaccgacatcaagcccagctcacaacaggcccaatccaaaaggggcccaaaatagcttgctcgctaggcgagcaatcccttcgcctagcgaatgcttcgtcatgacactcgcccagcgaagcgtcagatccagaaaaaaggcccagacctagtttgctcgctaggcgagcaattccttcgcctagcgaagcttgcgaagtttgagatttttggacctcattttaagcccattaggtcaccactacctctactataaatacctgctcctctgccacgaaaaacacacacacacagacggacgaagacggacggaaacacgcatccagagggagaaacacagaaaccctgctgatccaaagaattcagaaggcggaaaccctgaaggccgcttactcgctccgaagctaccgccgtccATCTCAATCCGGCTCAccaattcaaggttacaacttgatttgcaaacaggttagcctcactattattcactttagcttcttaattggcatatgatcaattggcatatgattatcatttggtgtccttattttgcatgtAGTATCACTTTAGtatcttaatttgcatgtgatatcgttttgtattttcacttggcatatggtaccacttcatgttcttaatttgtggattataattgaattcataaacattttgaagtcttgcatgagaatttaaatgtgtttgcctattgtgaaactgaaccatataattgtatgttggatgccataagccatgctgcaggttgaggtcataatgttctcaaatttcaaactcgtggccgctcgctagctcatcgctaggcgagcccgcagcgagccttcgctgagccttcgctaggcgaagcagaggcgaccgggccaggggctgctttgctttttgctgcctatttcatgtttacctaatgatgattctgcattatttggcctaaattcttggctgctatatttatcttaaaatacaatttccaattgtattttatactttaatccgtgtgttcatggtgtaaaggctagcatacttccgaagaaatagccgactaggtactccgctttacgcatgggaagccttcatggagagggattctaaattatttcactttaatgtgaagattcatattgattgcctaattaattttactatATTAACTTTTAATGTAATGTGGActttaatgtatcgatttaatgcggtatcaccataattacctaatggacttaaaacatagactttaaataaatgacatcggacctctctttattaccccacgattacaatattacggtcatgtcccgcgaacgtggggatacctttagcaaagacccttcggtaaaatcatcatagtccctcggatgttgccttcgaaattacgattttgtccctcgatgacccttcggtgtagcctacggttaaatgatgatagtcccttcgaatgctaaggtatcctcacaactgttgccttcaatgacctatcgatgaccctacgatgacccttatacatccccaggataaaactacttacttctcaatagtaaggacagttttaccctcataaggatgggaaatgcccagaaagaccccggacaggtataaccttaattgctcattcataacaaaaaaatgcttttcacaccccacacctttcaaatatcttttggaaaatcaccacttagcatacatccatactaggatcattgccgagttatatttttctaaactactttcgAAAAAAccaaacgagataaccactttgtatacattcatgcaagaatcattacaaagttaaattctcaaaacattttttcacacagttctcaaccacctttttcaaactagaaaacataaatgattgagcaattaagagcccatggataaccatggatacaaagggtgctaaccccttccctttgtataaagtacctcccgaacctaagaatttaaaattaaggtctttcctgttcttttccacctttccttaagggataaaagaaaagtcggtggcgactcttgctaaccgcgacattgcgattacaaatccaataaggtccagttcaccgtatgacagaactggcgactctgctggggactataaagagaggtccaccttaaaaatcatttatgttttaatttgttctttcgttttaagggattgtctgagtgaaagatcctacacccggatctagtgtaccttaggtaagtagcaatagatcatcgcgactatccggcgtatactggaatggttaaaatgatagctacggttaatgagacactttggttgtcctgatgttcctcatgttacttgaggaaaaatttggcttccgcgtggtgtcatcaaagcattagccagacctttagaaccctaattgactcatcctagccattagaaagtagtgaggtaactgacttcggttccgactgaggttggttgatactcgatactacactctttgagattggactttaggaaagcttcggtcaaccacttggtgttgcactgaagtggacctaaagaaaggtcgatgatctgagatccttctagaacccggttactattctaggacaggttgaaccaaccaaacttcagtggggagggtacttacctatggaactcaggcaagccttaaaacctaggaataattgttgtgtgacatgcttgtgcttgcataacatcataacatcatagcatcataacatcatcatactaaccatttcaaggacttaggagtttagctttgctctgttaaacaggttatggcttccaggaagactatccggatcaatcttgtagccatctctcctcaactcaaggatttggtgtcagaactccccgatcatgctcagttcaacaagaaacatggtcatctcctcaacttagttaccactggtttcaaggaagatatgatgagagtcctattccagttcttcgatcctaagcatcattgcttcactttcccagattatcagttggtgcccgcattagaagaattttcccagctgctcgggatacctatcctggatcaaatacctttcagcggtttagaaaagatgccaaagtctgaagaagttgccgcagctttacacatgacgaagtccgacgttgaagctaattgggtaacaaggagtggagttaagggtttacttgccaaatttctgataagtaaggcccgagaattcctaaaagttatgaatgtccatgcttttgaagatgttctagcattgctaatctatggtttggtgttgttccctaatccggaccaattcatagacatgaatgctattaagatattcctcactcacaaccctgtgcctaccttgctcggagatgtcttgcattcccttcacactcgtactatgaagaagcaagggactctcatgggctgcgtacctttgttgtctaggtggtttatttcgcaccttcctcaatcagttttaaagaatgatcaaaatctgaaatggtcccaacgaataatggcactctcccatttagacatccgttggtgttctaacctcagagaaaatgttatcatcatcgaccgttgtggagaattccctaatgtacccctcgtggggataagagg includes these proteins:
- the LOC127119249 gene encoding protein YELLOW LEAF 1, choloroplastic yields the protein MLTSMQSCVGSSPLLLPASCTSQAQGQIKQLGPNIVGMQPLPYRITKGKLRTATFQSSSSRFKCGAAMNVTCYAAGATQTVTRNARTITVTPDKVKSPRLDDNGPGLPPRDDDGNGGNGGGGGGNFSGGLALLGILGVLDILKDIEGELQRKVKDSRFDEA